One stretch of Punica granatum isolate Tunisia-2019 chromosome 5, ASM765513v2, whole genome shotgun sequence DNA includes these proteins:
- the LOC116209152 gene encoding axoneme-associated protein mst101(1)-like has translation MITVLQDQSELRLYYEHDYVDNLIQLTKGKIRDLENIEAERREREAAEKREHEELQRREQEAARAREREFIEGMARPSTVYYGNASQVRVRKKSLAVKTKKKKDKGNDKKCADKKKKSNDKKRKSTEENESVKRRPNYKSKDRFNATPHAE, from the exons ATGATTACTGTCTTACAAGATCAGAGTGAGTTGCGCTTGTACTATGAGCATGACTATGTAGATAACCTTATACAACTCACTaaagggaagattagggaTTTGGAGAATATTGAAGCTGAAAGGAGGGAACGTGAAGCTGCAGAGAAGAGGGAGCATGAAGAGCTTCAGAGGAGGGAACAAGAAGCTGCACGGGCAAGGGAAAGAGAATTTATTGAAGGGATGGCCA GACCTAGTACCGTGTACTATGGAAATGCAAGTCAAGTAAGGGTAAGGAAAAAATCACTTGCTGtgaaaacaaagaagaaaaaggataaaGGTAATGACAAGAAATGTGCtgacaagaagaagaagagtaaTGACAAGAAGAGGAAAAGTACTGAAGAGAATGAATCTGTTAAGAGGAGGCCAAATTACAAGAGTAAGGATAGATTCAATGCTACACCACATGCTGAATGA
- the LOC116208695 gene encoding alkaline ceramidase encodes MADGISSFWGPVTSTIECCEKNYAYSSYVAEFYNTISNIPCILLAFIGLINALRQRFEKRFSILHISNMTLAIGSMLYHATLQRVQQQGDETPMVWEVLLYIYILYSPDWHYRSTMPTFLFLYGAIFAVSHSIFRFGLGFKLHYAALCLLCVPRMYKYYIYTADPAAKRIAKLYLLTLILGSLCGLLDRVFCKYVSSWPVNPQGHALWHVFMGFNSYYANTFLMFCRAQQRGWNPKVIHMLGVLPYVKIEKPKAQ; translated from the exons ATGGCTGATGGTATTTCGAGCTTTTGGGGTCCGGTCACATCCACGATTGAATGTTGCGAGAAGAACTACGCCTATTCTTCTTATGTGGCAGAATTCTACAACACCATATCAAACATCCCTTGCATCCTTTTGGCTTTTATCGGTCTCATAAATGCCCTGAGACAACGCTTTGAGAAGAGATTCAGCATTCTTCACATATCTAACATGACACTCGCCATCGGGAGCATGCTATATCATGCCACATTGCAACGCGT GCAACAGCAGGGTGATGAGACCCCGATGGTGTGGGAGGTGCttctgtatatatacatactttaTTCCCCAGACTGGCACTATCGGAGCACGATGCCCACGTTCCTCTTCCTCTACGGCGCCATATTTGCAGTCTCACACTCTATCTTCCGCTTCGGGCTTGGCTTCAAGCTACACTATGCAGCCCTCTGCCTCCTCTGTGTGCCTCGGATGTACAAGTACTACATTTACACAGCTGATCCCGCAGCCAAACGGATTGCCAAGCTCTATTTGCTGACCCTTATCCTTGGGAGTTTGTGTGGGCTCCTCGACCGAGTCTTCTGCAAGTATGTGTCAAGTTGGCCCGTGAACCCTCAGGGACACGCCCTGTGGCACGTCTTCATGGGCTTCAACTCCTACTACGCAAACACATTCTTGATGTTCTGTCGGGCCCAGCAACGGGGATGGAACCCGAAGGTAATTCACATGCTGGGCGTATTGCCCTATGTGAAGATTGAGAAACCGAAAGCCCAATGA
- the LOC116208855 gene encoding mavicyanin-like, whose amino-acid sequence MAAGWEGTVVAALLSGILMAALASPAGAQVHHVVGGDVGWDPSSDIASWAAGRIFSVGDKIWFAYSAAQESIVELRSKEEYESCDVANPIRMYKDGIDAVLLEEEGIRYFASSRAENCKSGLRLPVAVHPPGKHQQPVTMQIAASELRTLAGAAEPTSPSGSHQPSGPSTLLLSSLFLGIGLWYWAL is encoded by the exons ATGGCCGCGGGATGGGAGGGGACGGTGGTGGCTGCTCTTCTTTCGGGGATCCTGATGGCGGCACTGGCCTCGCCGGCCGGGGCTCAGGTGCACCACGTTGTCGGAGGCGACGTCGGATGGGACCCCTCCTCCGACATTGCGTCGTGGGCCGCCGGCAGGATCTTCAGTGTCGGCGACAAAATCT GGTTCGCCTACTCCGCAGCGCAGGAGAGCATAGTGGAGCTGAGGAGCAAGGAGGAGTACGAGTCGTGCGATGTAGCTAACCCTATCAGGATGTACAAGGACGGCATAGATGCGGTCCTCCTCGAGGAAGAAGGGATCAGGTACTTTGCCAGCAGCAGGGCGGAGAACTGCAAGAGTGGGCTGAGGCTCCCTGTGGCGGTGCATCCACCGGGGAAGCACCAGCAGCCAGTGACAATGCAGATCGCCGCGTCCGAGCTCAGAACATTGGCAGGTGCTGCCGAGCCGACCTCGCCATCCGGTTCCCACCAGCCAAGTGGACCGTCGACTCTGTTGCTCTCCTCCTTATTCCTTGGAATTGGGCTTTGGTATTGGGCACTTTAG
- the LOC116209151 gene encoding uncharacterized protein LOC116209151: MCESSGSEHSATEEISPDNLSDLVASFMEKEGEGIELFLVDEEIEKCNIEDFSKVSDAKTMDTLRDLLGYNIVRDDAKEMISSVSSLCKSRWEKTGQRPAGDYQDIDVINANGQRYIVAVHLAAIFKIARPREQFTSMLGLFPLIFVGQREELKKLVRVMSDAMKQSMKRSELSMPPWRSEYMQSKWFGSYKRTTNNT, translated from the exons ATGTGCGAGAGCAGTGGCAGCGAGCACTCAGCAACAGAAGAGATAAGCCCTGACAACCTGTCCGATCTTGTGGCCTCGTTCATGGAGAAAGAAGGGGAAGGCATTGAATTGTTTCTAGTAGACGAGGAGATTGAGAAGTGTAACATTGAGGACTTCTCCAAGGTTTCCGATGCCAAGACTATGGACACGTTGAGGGATCTTCTAGGATACAACATTGTGAGAGATGACGCGAAGGAGATGATTTCAAGCGTGAGCTCAT TGTGCAAATCTCGCTGGGAGAAAACGGGGCAACGACCGGCAGGAGACTACCAGGACATAGATGTTATCAATGCTAATGGACAACGCTACATTGTTGCGGTCCATTTAGCAGCCATCTTCAAGATAGCCCGACCGAGGGAGCAGTTCACTTCAATGTTGGGACTCTTCCCCTTGATCTTCGTAGGTCAGCGCGAGGAGCTGAAGAAGCTGGTGAGGGTGATGAGTGACGCCATGAAACAGTCCATGAAGAGATCGGAGCTCTCGATGCCTCCGTGGAGGAGTGAGTATATGCAATCCAAGTGGTTCGGGTCCTACAAGCGGACTACCAACAATACCTAG
- the LOC116208734 gene encoding phosphatidate cytidylyltransferase 2 — protein MQRDNNTNAPNTPRLRHRRRSNEVVPDSSRANGGNLLVDDQNKYRSMIIRARSTVWMIGSFALIIYMGHLYITAMIFVIQIFMARELFSLLRRSHEDRQLPGFRMLNWHFFFTAMLFVYGRILSQRLANTVTPDKVLYRLVSNLIKYHTVICYSLYITGFMWFILTLKKKMYKYQFGQYAWTHMILIVVFVQSSFTVASIFEGIFWFLLPATLIVINDIAAYIFGFFFGRTPLIKLSPKKTWEGFIGASFSTIISAFVLANIMGRSQWLTCPRKDLSTGWLHCDPGPLFTPEYFSLQGLVPDWFPWKEISILPVQWHALCLGLFASIIAPFGGFFASGFKRAFKIKDFGDSIPGHGGITDRMDCQMVMAVFAYIYHQSFIVPQSYSVEMILDQIMMSLSFEEQQALFMKLGQILRERTVGKS, from the exons ATGCAACGGGATAATAATACCAATGCGCCGAACACGCCAAGGCTCCGGCACCGAAGACGCTCAAATGAG GTTGTTCCAGACTCTAGTAGAGCAAATGGAGGCAATTTACTCGTTGATGATCAAAACAAGTATCGGAGCATGATAATACGTGCTCGCTCTACAGTATGGATGATTGGATCATTCGCTTTAATTATCTACATGGGCCACCTGTACATTACAGCCATGATATTTGTTATCCAAATCTTCATGGCAAGAGAGCTTTTCAGTCTGTTGAGGAGATCCCATGAAGATAGACAACTCCCAGGATTTAGGATGCTGAACTG GCACTTTTTCTTCACTGCGATGCTCTTCGTGTATGGACGCATACTAAGTCAGCGGCTTGCGAATACTGTAACACCTGATAAAGTTTTATATCGGCTCGTGAGCAATCTGATCAAGTATCATACAGTCATATGCTATTCCTTGTACATCACAG GTTTTATGTGGTTCATTCTTactttgaagaagaagatgtaCAAGTATCAGTTTGGCCAATATGCGTGGACACATATGATTCTGATTGTGGTGTTTGTTCAATCCTCCTTCACAGTTGCAAGCATTTTTGAGGGAATATTCTG GTTTCTTCTTCCAGCAACACTGATTGTTATAAACGACATTGCTGCCTATATCTTTGGCTTCTTTTTTGGAAGAACCCCATTGATCAAGTTGTCTCCAAAGAAAACTTGGGAGGGATTCATAGGAGCATCATTCTCGACTATCATATCTGCTTTTGTG CTTGCCAATATTATGGGTCGTTCCCAGTGGCTGACATGTCCGAGGAAG GATCTATCAACCGGTTGGCTTCACTGCGATCCTGGTCCATTGTTCACGCCAGAGTATTTTTCTCTTCAGGGATTGGTTCCTGACTGG TTTCCTTGGAaagaaatttctattttaccAGTTCAATGGCATGCGCTCTGCCTTGGTCTATTTGCATCAATAATAGCACCTTTTGGTGGATTCTTTGCCAGCGGTTTCAAGCGAGCTTTCAAGATCAAG GATTTCGGCGATAGCATCCCTGGGCATGGTGGTATAACAGATAGAATGGATTGTCAG ATGGTGATGGCGGTGTTTGCGTACATCTACCACCAGTCATTTATTGTGCCCCAGAGTTATTCAGTCGAGATGATCTTGGATCAG ataatgatgagccttaGTTTTGAGGAGCAGCAAGCGCTCTTTATGAAGCTGGGGCAAATTCTCCGGGAGAGGACAGTCGGGAAGTCGTAG